From a single Rosa rugosa chromosome 7, drRosRugo1.1, whole genome shotgun sequence genomic region:
- the LOC133720605 gene encoding pectin acetylesterase 12-like yields the protein MKFLWVGIVVVLVFTKWANGFEEHSFNETELSWLEGYGESKAAVTGVMVGLTLIPGAGAKGAVCLDGTLPGYHLHRGYGSGANSWLIQLEGGGWCNTIRNCVYRKTTRRGSSKFMEKQLLFTGILSNKAEENPDFFNWNRVKLRYCDGASFSGDSENKAAQLQFRGQRIWLSAMEDLMSKGMRYAKQALLSGCSAGGLASILHCDEFRGLFSRSTKVKCLSDAGLFLDAADVSGGRTLRNLYGGVVGLQGVQQTLPRICLNHLDPTSCFFPQNLINSIKTPLFILNAAYDSWQIQSSLAPPSADPHGYWKNCRLNHAKCSPKQIQYLQGFRNQMLNVVKQFAQSDKNGLFINSCFAHCQSERQDTWFADNSPVIRNKAIALAVGDWYFERTGVKGAKAVDCPYPCDNSCHNLVFQRA from the exons ATGAAGTTTTTGTGGGTTGGCATTGTTGTAGTGCTAGTTTTCACCAAATGGGCTAATGGGTTTGAGGAGCATAGTTTTAATGAAACAGAGCTGTCCTGGTTGGAGGGCTATGGAGAATCCAAGGCTGCTGTAACTGGGGTGATGGTAGGACTAACCCTTATTCCAGGAGCTGGTGCCAAAGGAGCAG TCTGCCTGGATGGAACCTTACCCGGGTATCATTTGCATCGTGGGTACGGGTCAGGAGCAAATAGCTGGCTTATTCAATTGGAG GGGGGAGGATGGTGTAACACCATTAGAAATTGTGTTTACCGCAAAACAACAAGGCGGGGATCATCAAAATTTATGGAAAAACAGTTGCTATTTACCGGAATACTAAGCAATAAAGCTGAAGAAAATCCAG ATTTTTTCAACTGGAATAGAGTAAAGCTTCGCTATTGTGATGGTGCTTCTTTTTCTGGGGATAGTGAAAATAAG GCAGCACAACTACAATTCAGAGGACAACGTATATGGTTGTCTGCAATGGAAGATTTGATGTCAAAGGGCATGCGCTATGCTAAGCAG GCTCTTCTTTCAGGTTGCTCTGCTGGCGGCCTGGCATCTATTTTGCACTGTGATGAGTTCCGGGGCTTATTTTCAAGAAGTACAAAAGTGAAGTGCCTAAGTGATGCTGGATTGTTTCTTGATGC GGCTGATGTTTCTGGTGGACGCACACTCAGGAATTTATATGGTGGTGTCGTTGGCTTGCAG GGGGTGCAACAAACTCTACCACGCATTTGTCTTAATCATCTTGATCCTACATCG TGCTTCTTCCCTCAGAACTTAATCAACAGCATTAAAACCCCACTGTTTATACTCAATGCAGCATATGATTCATGGCAG ATCCAATCCAGTTTAGCTCCACCATCAGCAGATCCTCACGGTTACTGGAAGAACTGCAGATTAAATCATGCAAAGTGTTCCCCAAAACAGATTCAATATCTGCAAG GATTCAGGAATCAAATGCTGAATGTAGTGAAACAATTTGCGCAGTCTGATAAAAATGGGTTGTTTATAAATTCATGCTTTGCTCATTGCCAAAGTGAGAGGCAGGATACATGGTTTGCTGACAATTCTCCAGTCATCAGAAACAAG GCAATTGCACTAGCTGTTGGGGATTGGTATTTTGAACGAACCGGTGTTAAGGGTGCTAAGGCAGTTGATTGTCCATACCCTTGTGACAACTCTTGCCACAATCTGGTCTTCCAACGAGCATAG